A stretch of DNA from Prochlorococcus marinus str. SB:
TTTGTCAGAATTGAATTCTAAAGATATTTATAAAATTGCTGTCGTAATGGGTAGTGATTCAGATCTAAATACATTGAAACCAGCAATTGATATTTTAAGAGAATTTGAAATAAAAACTGAAGTTTGTATACTTTCTGCTCATCGAACACCTATTGAAATGATGGAATATGCAAAAAATGCAGAATCAGAAAACATAAAAGTAATAATTGCCGGTGCTGGGGGTGCTGCTCATCTTCCTGGAATGCTGGCATCCATAACTTGCATTCCTGTAATTGGAGTACCAGTAGAGAGTAAGACACTGAAGGGAATTGACTCTCTTTTATCAATCGTTCAAATGCCCGCTGGAATTCCAGTTGCAACAGTTGCAATTAATGGAGGACAGAATGCTGGATTATTGGCAATAGAGATGATCAGTTTATTTGATGAATCCATAAAGAAAAATTTAAAAGAATTCAGAGAAAATCTACATACACAGGTAAGAACAAAAAATAATAAGTTATCAACTATTGGACCAGACAAATATCTGCAAAATGAATAGAGTAATATTTTCTATTAGGCCTTGTTAAGAAAGTTTTCTTTTTTAAGGTATTTAATAACTTTTTCAACGGATTCATTTAAATCTAACGAACCTGTATCAACAACAATTTCGGGTTTATGAGGAGCTTCATATGGACTAGAAATCCCTGTAAACTCCTTAATTTCACCCAAACGAGCTTTCTTATAAAGACCTTTAGTATCCCTATTTTCGCAAACTGTGATATCAGCAGAACAATAAACTTCAATAAAATCCTTAGATCCAATAATTTTTCTCACCTTATCTCTATCGCTAATAAATGGCGAAACGAATGCTGTAATAGTTATTATCCCAGCATTCATAAATAAATTCGCAACTTCGCCAATTCTTCTTATATTTTCTTCTCTATCTTCATCCGAAAAACCAAGATCTTTACATAAACCGTGTCTAATATTATCTCCATCCAAGACATAAGTCGAAAAACCATCTAAATGTAAAACTTCATTTAAAGCGTTGGCCAAAGTACTTTTGCCAGAACCGGATAAACCTGTAAACCAGATAACCATACCTTTATGACCTCTCATTTTCTCTAACTTTTCTCTATCTATAGTTAGGTTGTGCCACTTTATATTGGTTGACTTTGTTTGATTTTGTTCTTTCATTTTTTACTTCATCAAAATTAAAAACCTATCCTAACTCTTGCTTCATAAATTATGAAATCCCTCTTTACGAAGAAACTCAATTGATTTCGATACCATATCACCCTGTAACTGGATATTTCTGTCAATTAATGTTCCTCCAGTCCCACAAAAAACTTTAATTTTTTTTAGTAATTCTTTTAATAAGATTTCATCCTCAGTGCCTAAACCTCTAATTAAAGTTATTGTCTTGCCCTTTTTACCTTTTTTTTGCTTTGAAATATTTATTTTTGATCTTTTATTAAAAGTATCTACCTTAGCTGTTTCTTCAGATTTCTTTTCTTGATTATCAAATTCGATCCAATTCTTTTTTCCCATTATTTTCAATATAATCTATAGTTAGTTAATACTTATTCTATAGAAAAAGTGGTAAGTACATTTTCTCGCAAAGATCAAAACTATAAAAATGACGATTTAAATCAACCCTCCAAAGAGGGAAGATTTGGAAAATATGGTGGTCAATATGTTCCTGAAACACTAATGCCCGCTCTTTTTGAGCTTGAAGACGCTGCATCTAATGCATGGAAAGATAAACTTTTTGTAGAAGAATTAAATCATCTACTTAAGACTTATGTAGGAAGAGAAACACCACTTTATGAAGCCAAAAGACTTACTGAACATTACAAAAATAATCAAGCAACTCCCAGAATATGGCTTAAAAGAGAAGATTTAAATCATACTGGGGCTCACAAAATCAATAATGCTCTTGGACAAGCTTTATTGGCAATAAGAATGGGAAAAAAAAGAATAATTGCAGAAACTGGAGCAGGTCAACATGGAGTTGCTACTGCTACTGTTTGTGCGAGATTTGGCTTGAAATGTATTATCTACATGGGTGCTGAAGATATAAAAAGGCAATCCCTTAACGTTTTCAGAATGAAACTTCTAGGAGCTGAAGTTAAAGTTGTAAATTCTGGAACTGCAACACTTAAGGATGCCACTAGTGAAGCCATTAGAGATTGGGTTTCTAATGTCGAAACAACACACTATATTTTAGGATCTGTTGCAGGCCCACACCCTTTCCCAAAGATTGTGCGGGATTTTCATGCAGTTATAGGTGAAGAAACTAAAAAACAATGTTTGGAATCATTTGGATCTTTGCCCGATATTTTGCTTGCTTGTGTAGGTGGGGGATCAAATGCAATGGGGCTTTTCCATCCATTTGTTAAGGAAACTTCTGTGCGGCTTATTGGAGTTGAAGCCGCCGGAAGCGGAGTTGATACTGACAAACATGCTGCCACTATCACTAAAGGTTCAGTTGGAATTTTGCATGGATCAATGAGTCTTCTCTTGCAAGATGATAATGGTCAAGTACAAGAAGCTCACTCAATAAGTGCAGGTTTAGATTACCCTGGAGTAGGACCTGAACATAGCCATTTAAAAGATATAGGTAGAGCAGAATATGGATCCGTCACAGATCAAGAAGCTTTAGACGCTTTAAAACTTGTTAGTGAACTAGAAGGAATTATTCCTGCACTTGAAACTTCCCATGCCTTTGCTTGGTTAGATAAATTATGCCCTACTCTTGAAAAAGATACTCATATAGTTATCAATTGCTCTGGGAGAGGCGACAAAGATGTTAATACTGTTGCATCTTCATTAGATATTTAATCAATACCTTGGTATTGATGGGTCAATATATCTACTCCATCCATCAATACCCTCCTCCAAATTCCATATTTCGCTCACAATATTATTATCCAAGCACCATTGAGAAAAATTATAACTTCTTATTCCTGCATGACAGGTAACTACAATTTCTCTATCTAATAAACCAGAAAATATTTCTTCAACATATTCAAATGTAACCTTACTAATTGGTATATGTAAAAATTCTTTTGAGAAACGAGCCAGTTCAAGCTCTGACTGCTCTCTTACATCAATTAAGACTGGATCTTCTTTCTCAGAATTAAACCAATCATTTAGACTAGAAGCATTTATAGATTTTGGATAACTTCCCAATTTATAGGATAAATTATGTGTTATTTACAATTTAATAAATTAAGTTGCAGTAGGAAGTTTATTGTTAAAAATAAAAATAAACATTGATAATGAAACTTAGAGTAGTAGCAATAATCCTATTATTATCTTTATTACTTTTTTTGGGTTTTAAAAAAGTTTCTACTAATAAAAATAAGGAACAAAGTACAAATATTGAGCAACTAAATATCTTAAAATATGCACCTGAAAACAATAAATTATTATTTATTTCAAATTTAGATAGTTTTAATATCGTTAATAATAATGAAAAGGATAATAATCTAACAAATAAAGATAACTTTTTTTTAATAAAAGACTCTATATTAGATTACTTAGGAATAGATCTAGGCAACAATAAATTAGAAGATATCTATAATAATGAACTTATAATCTCAACTTTTGAAAATAATAAAAAGCTTGAAGATGATATTTTGATTGTTTTTAAAATTAAGCCAGAAAAAACAATAGATGATTTATTAAATTTGCCTAATAAAATAGATCAGATTGATGAGATAATTTCAATTAATAGAGAAAACAAAATAAATTTTCTTAACTATATATACCGAACCGACGATCATTATATAATTGCTTCATCAGATAAAAAATTAATCAAAAATAGTATTATCTCTAGTGAAAATTTTAAGAAAAAAAAATTTCAATATGAGGGAGAACTTGTTGGACTGAACAATGAAAAAAATATATTATTCACAAATAAATTTTTGAAAAGTAAATTTTTTAATAAAGAAATTTTTCCTGAGAATAATGGGGATAAAATTGCTACAATTTTTGACTTTAAAAATAAGCAACTAATTTTAAAATCATATTTACTAAATAATAAAAAAAACATTGATATTCTTACTTACGAAAAGTTAATGAATAAAGAGAATAGTAATGAAGATAATCCTGAAAATTTAATTTTTTGTGATATGAAAAATTTTGACAAACACCTTTATCCCTTACTAAATGATTTTCAACTAAGTTTTTTTGAAGAGTTTAATCAAAATAATAATCAAAACATTTTAATTCTCAATTCAAATAAAGATTGGCTTATTACGTTTGAAAAAAATAATGAAGATCAATTTGATTTAAGTGCTTTGAAAAAGCTAAAAGATTTCAACAAATATACTTTGAAACAAAATGAAGATATTTATTCGATATATTCCAAAGATATTCTTGAAGAAAAAGACGATGTTATAAAACAATTATCTTTTGAAAATATCTATTCGATAGAATCAGAAGGTTTACAAATCATAAGTAATAATTTAATTGATGGTAAAGAATTTGAGAAAATATCAAAAAAATTTTTTAACCTAAAAAGTAATAAAGATCAATCTGCTTTTCTTTATTCAAAAGTTAATATCAAAGATGGTAATTCTAATAAAATTGAATATTTTTCTAATTTGCAGGACCTTAATTTTCTCATTAAAAATATTTTAAAAATATCAAATGAAGAATCGCTAGAAATCATAAGTCAATCTATTCCTGAAAAAAATCCAATTATTTACAGAGAAACAATATTAAACATTCTTTAAATTAAATTTATTCAAACAAGCTTCAAAAATAATCATTTTAATTTTTTGCGAAGTTAATATCTTGTGGTTAATTAAAAATTATTTGACTATCTTTAATCTATAAGTATTTGATATTGAATTAAGCAATTGGATAGTAACAAACTAATTTTAAAACCAGGATTAGAGGGTGTCCCAGTTACTAATTCATCTATATGTGATATTGACGGCAACAAAGGTAAATTATTGTACAGAGGATATTCCATTGAGGAACTATCCAAAAAAAGCAGTTTTTTAGAAACCGCTTACCTATTGATTTGGGGTGAATTGCCCACAGCTATTCAACTAAGAGATTTCGAACAAGAAGTTCAGATGCATCGAAGGTTAAGTTTTAGAGTCAGAGATATGATGAAATGTTTCCCTGCAACTGGTCATCCTATGGATGCTCTTCAATCTAGTGCAGCTTCTTTGGGGCTCTTCTATTCGCGTAGAGCAATAGATGATCCTAATTACATCTACAACGCAGTCATAAGACTAATAGCAAAAATTCCCACAATGATTGCAGCGTTCCAACTTATTAGAAAAGGACAAGACCCAATTCAACCTAGAGATGATCTAACTTACTCATCAAATTTTCTTTACATGTTGACTGAAAAAGAACAAGATCCTATAGCCGCAAAAGTTTTTGATAGATGCTTAATTCTACATGCCGAACATAGTTTAAACGCCAGTACATTTAGCGCTAGAGTGACTGCAAGTACTCTTACAGATCCATATGCTGTCATCGCCTCTGCAGTAGGAACCTTAGCTGGCCCATTACATGGAGGAGCAAACGAGGATGTGATTGCGATGTTAGAAGAGATTAAAACCCCAGAAAATGCTGGGTCTTTTTTAGATAATGCAATAAAAAATAAAAGTAAGATAATGGGCTTTGGCCACAGAGAATATAAAGTCAAAGATCCCAGAGCAATAATTCTTCAAAAACTTGCAGAAGAACTTTTTATTAGATTTGGAGCAGATGAAATGTATGAAGTTGCTAAATCACTTGAGGCAGAGGCAATACCAAGACTTGGACCTAAGGGTATATTCCCTAACGTAGATTTTTATTCTGGCCTTGTTTATAGAAAACTTGGTATTCCTCGTGATTTATTTACTCCAATTTTTGCCATATCTAGAGTGGCTGGTTGGTTAGCTCATTGGAGAGAGCAACTTGGAGCAAATAGAATTTTCAGACCATCACAAATCTATACAGGTTCAGCACCAAGAGATTGGATTAGCCTAGAAAACAGAGAATAATATTTGCAGCTTTTCATAAAAAACACACATATTGTTTGTGAAGAGTTAATCTATTAAGTAAATAACATAAAAATTTTGGAATACGGATTAGATCTCGAATATAGTTTTAATGAATTCTTAAAAGGTTTTGGCCTTTCCAGCGAAATCGCTCATATAATATGGCTCCCTCTTCCTATGCTTTTGGTTTTGGTAGCGGCAGTTGTTGGCGTTTTAGTAACAGTTTGGCTTGAAAGAAAAATATCTGCTGCTGCTCAACAAAGAATAGGTCCAGAATATGCTGGAGCGCTCGGCGTCCTCCAACCAATTGCAGATGGTCTTAAGTTACTTGTCAAAGAAGATATTATTCCTGCCAAAGCCGATGGGATACTCTTCACTGCAGGACCTATATTAGTTCTTGTCCCAGTGATTCTGTCCTGGCTAATTGTTCCTTTTGGACAAAACCTTTTAATAAGTAACGTTGGCATTGGAATTTTCCTATGGATCGCTTTAAGCAGTATTCAGCCAATTGGCCTTCTTATGAGCGGATACGCATCAAATAATAAGTATTCTTTATTAGGAGGTTTAAGAGCAGCGGCTCAATCAATAAGTTATGAAATACCTTTAGCTTTATCTGTACTCGCTATCGTACTAATGACAAATTCTCTAAGTACTGTTGACATTGTCAACCAACAAAGTGGTGCTGGAATCCTAAGTTGGAATATATGGAGACAACCAGTTGGTTTTATAGTCTTTTGGATTTGTGCTCTTGCAGAATGTGAGAGACTTCCGTTTGACTTACCCGAAGCTGAAGAAGAATTAGTTGCGGGATATCAAACTGAATATGCAGGGATGAAATTCGCATTGTTCTACCTGGGTAGTTACATTAATTTAATTCTTTCCGCTTTATTAGTATCAATACTTTATTTGGGAGGTTGGGGTTTTCCTATACCAGTTGAATTAATAGCTAAGTTCCTTAATTTACCTATTAACGCACCCTTTATTCAGGTTTTCACTGCATCAATAGGAATTGTAATGACTGTACTGAAAGCATATCTTTTAGTTTTTATTGCAATATTATTACGTTGGACAACTCCTAGAGTAAGAATTGATCAACTCTTAGATCTAGGATGGAAGTTTCTTCTGCCAATTTCTCTTGCTAATCTTTTGATAACAGCAGTATTAAAACTTGCTTTTCCGCAATTCTTTGGTGGTTAAATTTAAGTAAAAATACTTAAATTCAAAATTATTCCACTAAAATAAAATAACTAAGTAAATTCTTCGAAATGAACAATTTCCTTCAACAAATAAATAGCTATATCAAAGAAGCATTTAATGCTGGCAAATATTTATACAATGGTATATCAGTAACTTTTGATCATCTTCGAAGAAGACCAGTTACTGTTCAATATCCATATGAAAAATTAATACCCTCTGAAAGATATAGAGGAAGGATACATTATGAATTTGATAAATGTATTGCTTGTGAAGTTTGTGTGAGAGTATGTCCCATAAATCTCCCAGTAGTTGATTGGGTAATGAATAAAGAAACCAAAAAAAAGGAACTTAGAAATTATTCAATAGATTTTGGAGTTTGTATTTTTTGCGGAAATTGTGTTGAATATTGCCCAACTAATTGTCTGTCAATGACCGAAGAATATGAACTAGCTACTTTTGACAGACACAATTTAAATTTCGATAATGTCGCACTTGGCAGACTACCCACAAATGTTACAACAGATCCTTCAGTTAAACCTCTAAGAGAACTTGCCTATCTTCCTAAAGGTGTCATGGACCCTCATGAAATCCCAGCTTCAGATGCAAGAGTTGGTAAATTACCGGAAGAAGTTTATGATTGGATGAGGCCTGAATCCAATGAAAATAAAGATAAAGTTTCTAATCCAAACAATTAATTCAGATTAATTTATGTCCATTGCCATAACAACACAATTTATTTGTTTTACAGTTTTATCTTTAGTTGTCATTATTGGAGCACTTGGTGTTGTGTTGCTCGAAAGTATTGTTTATTCAGCATTTCTGCTTGGTGGAGTTTTCATGAGTGTTGCAGGATTATATCTTCTATTAAATGCAAGTTTTGTTGCTGCAGCTCAAGTTTTAGTTTATGTGGGTGCAGTGAATGTATTAATAATTTTTGCAATAATGCTAGTCAATAAAAAAGAAGATTTAAAGCCTATTAATGACATTAAATCGAGAAGAGTTATATCAACATCGATATGTTTAACCCTTCTAAGCCTCTTAATAAGAGTTGATTTGACCAATGTATGGAGCTTATCAAGTCCTCAAAACTCTATTGGAGAAGAATCAACTATTAGGATTGGAGAACATCTTTTTAGTGATTATTTACTCCCATTTGAAGTAGCTTCAGTCTTACTTTTAATGGCAATGATTGGGGCTATTGTTTTAGCTAGAAGAGATGTAATGAGTAAAGATATTTCGACTGGACTACCTGTTGATCAAGAGTTAATTGAAAAATCATCAGAACCATTACTTACAAATAAAAATTAACCTTTTGTATTTCTTATTATGAATTTAGAATCAATTCCTCTTCAAGCTTTTTTAATAGTTTCTTCAGCACTATTTTGCATTGGTATTTGGGGATTATTAAATAGCAGAAATGCAGTCAGAGTTCTTATGAGCATTGAATTAATGCTCAATGCGGTAAATATAAACTTGATGGCGTTTTCTTCCTATATTGATAATAATTTAATTCAGGGACAAGTTTTTACAATTTTTGTGATTACTGTTGCTGCCGCAGAAGCAGCCGTTGGATTAGCTATATTGTTATCTCTTTATAGGAATAGAGTGACTGTCGATATGGAAAGTTTTAATTTATTAAAATGGTAAAAGCATTAAATGAAACTTTCATTAGTGCTTATTGTATATCGTTCAGATAGTTCTATAGCTCAAGAGGCTTCAAAATTCTGTGAAGAAGTTCTCAAAGCAAAAAATATTAAATCAAACAGGATTGAAAGTGATTTTCATAAAGATGAAATTAAAAAATATTTTTCTAATTCAGAATTCCAACCAAATATTGGCATAGTTCTTGGTGGAGATGGAACCTTCCTGAAATGTGCAAATGCATTAGCTGATTATGATATTCCTTTATTGAGTATTAATATTGGAGGTAATTTGGGGTTTCTTACTCAAGAGAAAGAATTTATATTTGACAAATCTTTTATTGAAATCCTTGAAAACGAAGAATATTTAATTGACTTTCGTAATAGATTAAATTGCAATGTTTATATTGAGGGGAGAAGTTCTGAGAAAAAAATCATAAAAAGCTATAACGCCTTAAATGATTTTTATTTTAAATCAGTTGAAGAAGATATTTCTCCGACCAACCAAATACAAATTGAAATAGATAATGAGAAGGTAAATGAGTATAAAGGTGATGGATTGATTGTAGCTACAACTACGGGTTCAACAGCCTACTCAATGGCTGCAGGAGGTCCAATAGTCCATCCAAGTATAGATGGAATGATTATTAACCCTATATGCCCAATGAGTTTGGCTAGTAGACCAATCGTCATACCTAATACAAGTACGGTAATCATTAAGCCAGTAAAAAAAAGTAAAGGGGAAATTAAATTATGGACTGACGGTTCAAAATGTATGACCATTAAGGAAAATTATTATTGTGAGATCAATAAAGGGAAATCACCCTGCAAAATAATAAAGTTTAAAAAAAGCACAAGTTACTATAATACCTTAATAAAAAAACTAGATTGGAAAGGCGATTTGTCTCCAAATAATTTCAAAAATTAAATGGCCTTTGAGATAGAAAGAAGATTTCTTATAAAAAATGAAAATTGGAAAGAATTCATAAATAAAAAAGTTTATATTGAACAAGGATATTTTTCCAAAAGTTTAGATGGTTGGATTATTAGGGTAAGGCTTATAGGCAAAAACTCTAAAATTACACTTAAAAAACATATCAAGGGTTTTACCAACTTTGAATTTGAATACTCCATTCCACGAAGCGATGCTGAAACAATAATGTCAAATCTTTCAAATATAATTAAAAAAGATAGATTCTTTTTAGAAATTGAAAAAAAATCTTGGATTATAGATTGTTTTAAAGAACCTAATTATCCACTTGAAATTGCAGAAATTGAACTTTCTAATGAAGAGGAAGATTTATTTCTTCCATCTTTCATTTCAAAAGAAATTACTGGGTTGACCCATTACTCCAATTTCAGTCTCGCTAACAATCCTTTTTCAAAGTGGAAAGAGGACTAATTAACAACTTTCAAAGTATCTAGTCAAAGGAACCACTCATCCTTTATATTTTCTTTATATTTAAACAAAGTATTTTTTTATTTTCTTCAGATGTATGGTCTTTACGACAAAGAAGGTATATTGAGATTTGTTGATTCAGACAAGGATGCTTGTATCGCATACGCTGAACTCTTCGAATTAGAATCTACAAATTATTGTCTAATTGACTTGGCTAATGATAAAAAAAGTAAAGGGTAGTACTAATCTTGATCAGAGTCTGGGAGTGTACAACAATTAAATCCATCTCTACAAATCTTGCCATTGTCCATTGCCCAATTCAAAAGCGCTACTCTGTTTTTAGAACCAGTTTTTGTAAACATATTACTTACATGATTATCAACAGTTCTTTTACTAATAGTTAGTTTTACCGCAATTTCTTGATTTGTAAGCCCATCAGCTACGAGATCAATGATTTCCATCTCCCTTGCTGAGAGACCCATCATATCAATGTTGTTTACTTCTTCTTCAACCATTTGCATTTAAACAGTTCCTTTTTTATATTAATTAAGTTTAGCAATCTCAGTACACTTGTTAACCAATTAGGAAACAAAAGCAATTGAAATCAAAACTTCAGCAGACTTTAGAAAAAAGATCTAAGGTAATAACGGCAGAGTTAATGCCGCCAAGAGGTGGAAGCCCCGTAAGATCTCTTAAGATAGCACAACTTTTGAAAGATAAGGTACATGCTGTTAACATTACCGATGGAAGTAGAG
This window harbors:
- a CDS encoding translation initiation factor SUI1, encoding MGKKNWIEFDNQEKKSEETAKVDTFNKRSKINISKQKKGKKGKTITLIRGLGTEDEILLKELLKKIKVFCGTGGTLIDRNIQLQGDMVSKSIEFLRKEGFHNL
- a CDS encoding CYTH domain-containing protein yields the protein MAFEIERRFLIKNENWKEFINKKVYIEQGYFSKSLDGWIIRVRLIGKNSKITLKKHIKGFTNFEFEYSIPRSDAETIMSNLSNIIKKDRFFLEIEKKSWIIDCFKEPNYPLEIAEIELSNEEEDLFLPSFISKEITGLTHYSNFSLANNPFSKWKED
- the purE gene encoding 5-(carboxyamino)imidazole ribonucleotide mutase produces the protein MSELNSKDIYKIAVVMGSDSDLNTLKPAIDILREFEIKTEVCILSAHRTPIEMMEYAKNAESENIKVIIAGAGGAAHLPGMLASITCIPVIGVPVESKTLKGIDSLLSIVQMPAGIPVATVAINGGQNAGLLAIEMISLFDESIKKNLKEFRENLHTQVRTKNNKLSTIGPDKYLQNE
- a CDS encoding NADH-quinone oxidoreductase subunit J, with translation MSIAITTQFICFTVLSLVVIIGALGVVLLESIVYSAFLLGGVFMSVAGLYLLLNASFVAAAQVLVYVGAVNVLIIFAIMLVNKKEDLKPINDIKSRRVISTSICLTLLSLLIRVDLTNVWSLSSPQNSIGEESTIRIGEHLFSDYLLPFEVASVLLLMAMIGAIVLARRDVMSKDISTGLPVDQELIEKSSEPLLTNKN
- a CDS encoding citrate synthase, whose translation is MDSNKLILKPGLEGVPVTNSSICDIDGNKGKLLYRGYSIEELSKKSSFLETAYLLIWGELPTAIQLRDFEQEVQMHRRLSFRVRDMMKCFPATGHPMDALQSSAASLGLFYSRRAIDDPNYIYNAVIRLIAKIPTMIAAFQLIRKGQDPIQPRDDLTYSSNFLYMLTEKEQDPIAAKVFDRCLILHAEHSLNASTFSARVTASTLTDPYAVIASAVGTLAGPLHGGANEDVIAMLEEIKTPENAGSFLDNAIKNKSKIMGFGHREYKVKDPRAIILQKLAEELFIRFGADEMYEVAKSLEAEAIPRLGPKGIFPNVDFYSGLVYRKLGIPRDLFTPIFAISRVAGWLAHWREQLGANRIFRPSQIYTGSAPRDWISLENRE
- a CDS encoding NAD(+) kinase, which encodes MKLSLVLIVYRSDSSIAQEASKFCEEVLKAKNIKSNRIESDFHKDEIKKYFSNSEFQPNIGIVLGGDGTFLKCANALADYDIPLLSINIGGNLGFLTQEKEFIFDKSFIEILENEEYLIDFRNRLNCNVYIEGRSSEKKIIKSYNALNDFYFKSVEEDISPTNQIQIEIDNEKVNEYKGDGLIVATTTGSTAYSMAAGGPIVHPSIDGMIINPICPMSLASRPIVIPNTSTVIIKPVKKSKGEIKLWTDGSKCMTIKENYYCEINKGKSPCKIIKFKKSTSYYNTLIKKLDWKGDLSPNNFKN
- the nuoH gene encoding NADH-quinone oxidoreductase subunit NuoH, whose protein sequence is MEYGLDLEYSFNEFLKGFGLSSEIAHIIWLPLPMLLVLVAAVVGVLVTVWLERKISAAAQQRIGPEYAGALGVLQPIADGLKLLVKEDIIPAKADGILFTAGPILVLVPVILSWLIVPFGQNLLISNVGIGIFLWIALSSIQPIGLLMSGYASNNKYSLLGGLRAAAQSISYEIPLALSVLAIVLMTNSLSTVDIVNQQSGAGILSWNIWRQPVGFIVFWICALAECERLPFDLPEAEEELVAGYQTEYAGMKFALFYLGSYINLILSALLVSILYLGGWGFPIPVELIAKFLNLPINAPFIQVFTASIGIVMTVLKAYLLVFIAILLRWTTPRVRIDQLLDLGWKFLLPISLANLLITAVLKLAFPQFFGG
- the trpB gene encoding tryptophan synthase subunit beta; translation: MVSTFSRKDQNYKNDDLNQPSKEGRFGKYGGQYVPETLMPALFELEDAASNAWKDKLFVEELNHLLKTYVGRETPLYEAKRLTEHYKNNQATPRIWLKREDLNHTGAHKINNALGQALLAIRMGKKRIIAETGAGQHGVATATVCARFGLKCIIYMGAEDIKRQSLNVFRMKLLGAEVKVVNSGTATLKDATSEAIRDWVSNVETTHYILGSVAGPHPFPKIVRDFHAVIGEETKKQCLESFGSLPDILLACVGGGSNAMGLFHPFVKETSVRLIGVEAAGSGVDTDKHAATITKGSVGILHGSMSLLLQDDNGQVQEAHSISAGLDYPGVGPEHSHLKDIGRAEYGSVTDQEALDALKLVSELEGIIPALETSHAFAWLDKLCPTLEKDTHIVINCSGRGDKDVNTVASSLDI
- the cysC gene encoding adenylyl-sulfate kinase codes for the protein MKEQNQTKSTNIKWHNLTIDREKLEKMRGHKGMVIWFTGLSGSGKSTLANALNEVLHLDGFSTYVLDGDNIRHGLCKDLGFSDEDREENIRRIGEVANLFMNAGIITITAFVSPFISDRDKVRKIIGSKDFIEVYCSADITVCENRDTKGLYKKARLGEIKEFTGISSPYEAPHKPEIVVDTGSLDLNESVEKVIKYLKKENFLNKA
- a CDS encoding rhodanese-like domain-containing protein, whose product is MGSYPKSINASSLNDWFNSEKEDPVLIDVREQSELELARFSKEFLHIPISKVTFEYVEEIFSGLLDREIVVTCHAGIRSYNFSQWCLDNNIVSEIWNLEEGIDGWSRYIDPSIPRY
- the ndhI gene encoding NAD(P)H-quinone oxidoreductase subunit I; this encodes MNNFLQQINSYIKEAFNAGKYLYNGISVTFDHLRRRPVTVQYPYEKLIPSERYRGRIHYEFDKCIACEVCVRVCPINLPVVDWVMNKETKKKELRNYSIDFGVCIFCGNCVEYCPTNCLSMTEEYELATFDRHNLNFDNVALGRLPTNVTTDPSVKPLRELAYLPKGVMDPHEIPASDARVGKLPEEVYDWMRPESNENKDKVSNPNN
- a CDS encoding helix-turn-helix domain-containing protein encodes the protein MQMVEEEVNNIDMMGLSAREMEIIDLVADGLTNQEIAVKLTISKRTVDNHVSNMFTKTGSKNRVALLNWAMDNGKICRDGFNCCTLPDSDQD
- the nuoK gene encoding NADH-quinone oxidoreductase subunit NuoK, producing MNLESIPLQAFLIVSSALFCIGIWGLLNSRNAVRVLMSIELMLNAVNINLMAFSSYIDNNLIQGQVFTIFVITVAAAEAAVGLAILLSLYRNRVTVDMESFNLLKW